In Gimesia panareensis, the genomic window CGCATCCGACAGGCTTCATCGGTCTGCAGGTGCATGGCATCAAGAAAGGGACCGGTCCTTATTCGGTTGCCTGGAAGAATATTCGGATCAAAGAACTCGACTAATTGAGTCATCCGAAATTGAAATAAAAACAGGCCGGCGGGATGCATTTCCTGCCGGCCTGTTTTGCGTTACGAGTAATTCGCTCTATTCAGGTACGTTTGCGGCTTTGTATTCTTCCGCTTTACGAGCAGCGAGTGCATCCAGAATGGGGGTGATTCCTGCATCAAGGGCGATCATTTCTGCCTCGTCTGCGGTTCGCCATTTGGTTTCGATCTCGCCGTTCTGCAGCCCCTTGCCGCCGATGACGATGCGGTAGGGGATGCCAATCAGGTCGGCGTCATTGAATTTGACACCGGCCCGGGCGTTGCGGTCGTCGAAGAGGACGTCGACTCCAGCCGCTTTGAGTTCCTCGTAATAGCGCTCGGCGGTCTGCATGACTTCGTCGTCTTTGGTGTTGAGCGGAATCACGAGGACTTCGTAAGGGGCGACTGCCAGCGGCCAGATCAGTCCCTTGTCGTCGTGCTTCGTTTCCGCAAGACCGGCGATGATGCGGTTCACACCGATACCGTAACAGCCCATGATGATCGGATGCCGTTTCTCTTTTTCATCCAGAAAATCAGCATCGAGGGCTTCGGTATATTTGGTGCCGAGCTTGAAGACATGACCGACTTCGATGCCATGCACGATTGCCAGTGGCTCTCCACTTTTGGGGCAGGGATCGCCGGCAGCAGCATTTCGCAGGTCGTATGTGGTCTCCAGTTCGTAGTCACGGCCCACGTTGACATTCAGTAAATGAGCGTCGGCTTCGTTGGCACCCGTGATGGCATTTGCGATCACCGGAATATCGTGGTCGGCAATGATTTTGCATTTAATCCCTACAGGGCCGGCAAAGCCAGTCGGGGCGCCAGTCACTTGCTGGATCGTCTTCTCATCGGCGAGTTCGACTGTCGCGGCTCCCAGGGCCCGGCGGATTTTGCCTTCGTTGGCTTCATGATCGCCCCGGATCAGGACGGCCACCGGTTCACCATCGGCCAGGTAGATCAGCGTTTTGATCATCTGGGAAGGTTCGCAGCCCAGTAACTGGCTGACCTGCTCTATGCTGGTGGCTGCGGGGGTGGCCTGTTTTTCCAGGGTTCCTGCGTCCGCAGGAGTTTTGATTTCGGGAGTCTGGCGACCGGTGTCGGCCCGTTCCATGTTGGCCGCGTATCCGGAGGCTTCGCAGTAGACGATCGAGTCTTCCCCGTTTTCGGAGGGAATCATGAATTCGTGGGAGGCATCACCGCCGATGGGGCCGCTTTCCGCTTCCACGGGCAGGTATTTCAGTCCGCAGCGGGCAAAGATACGGCAGTAGGCCCGGTACATACGGTCGTAGATTTCATCCAGCTGTTCCACGGAGGAACTGAAGCTGTAGGCGTCTTTCATCAGAAATTCGCTCGTTCGCAGAACGCCGAACCGGGGGCGTTCTTCGTTGCGGAACTTGGTCTGAATCTGATAGACGGTCAGCGGCAGCTGTTTGTAACTGCTGATGCAGTGGCTGATCAGGTCCGTGACAACTTCTTCATGTGTGGGACCCAGGGCCATGGGGATCAGGCGGTTGCCGCGGGGGACGTTGAACTGGATCAGGACTGAGCCGAAGGCTTCTTTCCGCTGCGTGCGTTCGAACAGTCCCAGAGGCTGCAGCGCGGGCATGTGCAATTCCGCGGCGCCGGCAGCATCCATCTCTTCCCGCACGATCTGGGCTGCTTTCTGAATCGATTTCCAGCCGAGGGGGAGGTAGGTGTAGGCGCCCGCCATCAACTGACGGATCAGTCCGGCGCGGAGCATTAACTGATGGCTGGGGATTTCCGCATCCGCGGGGACTTCTTTAATCGTGGGGATCAGTGTGTTTGACCAGCGCACTTGAGTTCCTTAAGTGATTGATGGGTATGTGGTTATGTGATTTGGTTTCTGTCCGGCAATTCAGGGGCTGCCGGTGTTCGTTGATGGCCGCGTATTCTAGCAGAACCGATTCAACTCCAAAAGGTTCGGCCCGGTGGGGGACAAAAATATTCAAGGGTGATAAGTGCCTGTCGGACAAGATCTTGTTGAATCAGGGAGACGGTGGCATGGGAGAGTGGGGGCGTTTTCAGCAATATTGGACAAATGAGAGAGAGTTTCAGAACAGACAGTTGTCGGACTTGTTGAGCAGGATGGATCGGCTTAAGATCGTTCTATTGTGTTTCTTAGCGAAACTGAAGATCGACCGCAGCGTTTGAATTGTGATTCTGAAAGCCGATTCGAGATGTCTCGACAAAATATAAATCAACTCAAGGATGGTGATACTGTAAACGAGGTTTTTCTGTTAGTTGACAAGCAGTTACGAGCGAATCGGAATGCGAGTCTGTTTCTGTCTGCTGACCTGAGAGACTCAACCGGAGTCGTCAACGCACGGATGTGGAATGTTGTAGAAGAACGGATGCAGCATTTTCAGTCCGGCAATTACGTTCAGGTCAAAGGGAAGGTGCACCTGTTTCAGGGAGCCCTGCAAATCATTCTGACCTACATCGAACCCGTTTCCGCAGAGAACCTGGACCCGGCTGAGTTTCAGCCCCAGGCCTCACATGATGTGCAGGCGTTGCTGGCCAAGCTGCGTGAGATGCTGCTGGGAATTGAAAATAACGAAGTTCGTACGCTCATGGAGTGTTTTCTCGTGGATGAGGCCCTGATGGATGAGTTCTGTCGGGCACCGGCCGGGGTGAAGACGCACCACGCCTATCATGGCGGCCTGATCGAGCATGTCGTGAATCTGATGGAGACGGCACACCGGATTGCGGAGCTGTATCCCAAAGCGGATATGAGCCTGCTGCTGGCAGGGGTTTTCCTGCACGACATCGGAAAAGTGCGCGAGCTGGGCTACGAGAATGAATTCATCTATACCGACGAAGGTCAGCTGCTGGGGCACCTGATTATCGGTGTGGAGATGCTGACCGAGAAGATCCAGGCTTATCAGGAAATGACGGGAGAATCATTCCCGAAAGAGGCGGAACTGCGGTTGAAGCATATGATTGTGAGCCATCACGGCACTTACGAGTTCGGCAGCCCCCGTCTGCCGATGACGCCGGAAGCGGTCGCCCTGCATCATCTGGATAACCTGGATGCGAAAGTCAATGAATTTGCGCGGTTCATTGACGATGATCTGAATTCGACATCCAGCTGGACTCCCTATTCACCTCGCTTGCAGCGAAAACTGTTTAAGGGAATGACTGAGGACTGAGTTGATGCCTGATTTTGAGAAGAAGATTCTCGATTATGTCACCCGCCCCGGTTACACACCCCTCCGGGAAAAAGCGCTGCTGAAAAAGGTGGGAGGTTCCAAGTCGACTTCTTCTGAGTTTGAGCAGGCGATGCTGAGCCTGCAGTCCCGCAAAGAGATTCTGGTTTCGGATTCCGGTTTGATTCGGCCCGTGAAAAAAGAGGGTTGGATCGCGGGAATTATCAAGAAAACCAGTTCCGGGGCCGGTTACCTGATTCCGCATCATAAACCGGATGACATTGCGCACGACCAGCGGCACGCGGGGGATCTGTATATTTCCGAGCGGGATATGCGAGATGCCCAGACCGGTGACGAAGTTTACGCCACGGTCATCAATCGACGCCGCAGTGGGGGGCAGATCTGCGGACGGGTGGTGGAGATCATTGAGCGGGCGTCGACGACATTTGTCGGGACCTACTTCGAAACGCAGGGCGAAGGTTATGTGCACGTGGATGGCAAGATTTTCAATTCGCCCATCCACGTGGGGGATCCCGGTGCGAAGGGGGTGGAACCCGAAGACAAGGTCGTCATCGATATTCTGCATTTCCCCTCGAAGAACTACCTGGGGCAGGGAGTGATTTCCAAAGTTCTGGGGCCGCACGGTAAGCCGGGCGTCGATCTGCTGTCGATCGTTTTTGAATTCGGCATTCCGATGGATTTCCCGGATGAAGTTCTGGAAGCAGCCCGCGAACAGGCCAGCCTGTTTGATGAGACCAGGCTGGGAAATCGACGGGATCTGACCGGCGAGACGATCGTGACGATCGACCCCGCGGATGCCCGGGACTTCGACGATGCGATTTCGCTGAAGCAGAATGAACGGGGGCACTGGGTGCTCGGTGTGCATATTGCGGACGTGGCCCATTTTGTCAAAGAAGGCTCGACACTCGATCGGGAAGCCCGCCGACGGGGGACCAGCGTGTATCTGCCCGGCAGGGTGATTCCGATGCTGCCAGAGGTTATTTCGAACGGCCTGGCGAGTCTGCAGGAAGGGCAGGTGCGGTTCACCAAGTCGGCTTTTATTGAATTCACAGCGGACGGTGTACCCGTACATACCGAGTTTGTGAATTCCGCGATTCGTGTTTCGAAGCGGTTTGCCTATGAGCAGGTGCTGCCGATTGTCCAGGGGCGTGATGAAGAGGGTGACCGCGTCTCCGCCGAAATACGTGAGCTGCTGAAAAACATGCATCATCTGGCGATGATGCTGCGGAAGCGTCGCTTTGCCGGGGGGGCACTGGAGCTGCATCTCTCCGAAGTACGGCTCACCTTCGACGACAAGCATCGAGTGAGTGGAGCCGTCGAGCGGGAGCATGATGAAAGCCACCAGATCATCGAGGAGTTCATGCTGGCGGCGAATATTGCCGTGGCTGAGGGGCTCAATGATCGGGGATTACGGTTTTTACGTCGTGTGCATCCCTCACCTGACCATCAGCGGCAGATTGAATTCGCCGAGTTTGTGAATGCACTCGGATACACACTCAAAAAAGCCCAGAGCCGAAAAGATCTGCAGCGGCTGGTCGAACAGGTACACGGGACTGCAGTTGAGCAGGCGATCAATTATTCACTGCTGCGGAGCCTGAAGCAGGCTGAATATACCGATGAAGAGCTGGGGCATTATGCACTGGCGGTAGAGCATTACTGCCACTTTACCAGTCCGATTCGACGTTATCCGGACCTGACGATTCATCGGTTGATTGATGAGATTCTGGAGCGTCCCGATAAAGGGAAGGGGCAGAGTCCGCAGGGATTACGTCAGCTGGGGCATGATCTGTCGATGCGTGAGCGTCGCGCCGAATCAGCGGAACGCGAACTGACGAAGGTCAAACTCTTGACCTGGATGATCGACAACAGGATCACCACACTGAAAACCATGATTACAGGAGTGGAGTCGTTCGGGTTGTTCTGCCGCGGGGTGGATGTACCGGTCGAGGGGCTGTTGCATATCAGCCGATTAGGCAAACACGATTACTTTCATCAGGATGCCGCCAAATTCAGTATTGTTGGCGAACGAACCGGGCAGGAGTTTCGCATTGGCGATTTTCTGACAGTGGAAGTAGATAAAATTGATCTGGATCGCAGAGAACTGGATTTCCGTCTGCCCCGCCCGGAGAAATCAGGGAAATCAAAATCGAACAGCAAATCCAAATCGGATCAAGAGAATTCAAAACGTGCGGGTAAGAAATCGTCTCGCGCCTCTTCCAAGGGAAAATCGGCTGTGAAGAAGAAGGGACGTAAAGTGAAGTCCCAGCGCGGTAAGAAAAAGAAACGCAAGTAGTGCATCTGTGCATCTGTGCTTCTGGAGCGTCAAAAGGGTACGGATGTTTTACTTGAAACCAGGTAAGCTGGAACTAAAAACAAAGAGTCAGAGCGGAAATTTGTAAAAGGAATCCAGTTTATATTTCTGTATTGATTGATGTACGAAGGCGAAGAAATATAATAACTTAAGCTCTATTTTAAATAGAACCGTTTAGCGCCGGCGGATTCGATCAGATCATGATGAGCAACCGCCACGCCGGTCGCTCTGTAAATAGATTTCACAATCACATTATTATTCACGGGATCCCTTGAGGATCACCAAGTGAGTGCTTGATTATGGTGACGAAATTGGCTGAGAAACAGCAATCTTCTCCGACAGCAGGCGGAAAATCAGCGACGAAGTGGATCATGACCCTGCTTTCCTCGTCCATTGGTCAGAAGTTCGTGATGGGCATCACGGGGCTGTTATTATGCAGCTTTCTGGTCGTACATCTGGCGGGAAACCTGCTGGTCTATGTCGGGGCGGATGCCTACAACGACTACGCGAAAGAGCTGCACAGCATGATGCTGCTGCCGGTTGCAGAGACCGGGCTGTTTCTGCTGCTGTTTGCCCATATCGCTCTGGCGTTTAAGCTAACCAGCGATAATCGCAAGGCACGACACATCAGTTACCATGAGAAACAGAGCAAGATCCAGGAACCACCCTCTATTTTCGGACGTACTCCGATGGGACGGACCAGTTCCTGGATGTTTATTTCCGGTTCGATCATCCTGATCTTCCTGATCATGCACATGATCGACATGAAGCTGCATTTGAATCCGACAGTGGATTACAAGGATCAGTCACCATTTGGCATCATCGTGCAGGTTCTGGGCAGTGGTCTGAGTGCTCCCATTTACATTGTGGGAACGATCGTACTCGGTTTCCACCTGTCGCACGGTTTCTGGAGTGCGTTCCAGTCGCTGGGGTTGAATCATCCCAAGTACACCCCCTGGATCAAGAAACTGGCGATTCTGTTTGCGATTGTGATCGCCGCGGGGTTTGTCAGCCTGCCACTCTGGGGCTTTTTTATACGCTAACCTTTCCGCCAGCCTGTTGCGTCTGTTTTTCACCATTCAGTAGATAGTTTCACACGTTCCGTTTTGAAGGTAGATATCATGGCCGAGTCGGCTACGACGGTTTTGAATTCTCGAGTTCCTGATGGTCCCATGGCCGAAAAATGGGATCGCTGTAAGCAGGAGATGAAGCTGGTCAATCCAGCCAATAAACGGAAGAAGAAGATCATTGTGGTGGGAACCGGTCTGGCAGGGGCCTCGGCTGCTGCTTCCCTGGCGGAACTGGGATACCATGTGGAATCGTTCTGTTTCCAGGACTCTCCAAGGCGGGCTCACAGTATCGCCGCCCAGGGTGGGATCAATGCCGCTAAGAACTACCCCAACGACGGCGACAGTGTGTGGCGTCTGTTCTACGATACGGTGAAGGGGGGCGACTTCCGCAGCCGCGAAGCCAACGTGCATCGTCTGGCCCAGGTCAGTAACAATATTATCGATCAGTGTACCGCACAAGGGGTCCCCTTCGCCCGCGATTATGGCGGACTGCTGGCTAATCGTTCGTTTGGGGGCGCCCAGGTGTCCCGAACTTTCTATGCCCGCGGGCAGACGGGGCAGCAGCTGTTGCTGGGAGCCTACAGTGCGTTAATGCGTCAGGTCAGTGCCGGACGCGTGAAATTGTATCCGCGGCGTGAGATGCTGGATCTGGTCAAAGTGGACGGGGTGGCCCGGGGGATTATCGTCCGTAACCTGATTACCGGCGAGTTCGAAAAATACGCGGCTGACTGCGTGCTGCTTTGTACGGGCGGTTACGGGAATGCCTTCTACCTGTCGACCAACGCCAAAGGTTCAAATGTTACCGCAGCCTGGCGCTGTCATAAGCGGGGGGCGTTCTTTGCGAATCCCTGTTACACACAGATCCATCCTACGTGTATTCCGGTCAGTGGCGATTACCAGTCCAAGCTGACCCTGATGAGTGAAAGTCTGCGAAACGACGGACGGGTCTGGGTACCCAAGTCGGCCGACGACAAACGCCGCGGGAATGAAATTCCCGATGGTGAGCGCGACTACTACCTCGAACGTCGCTATCCCGCGTTTGGGAACCTGGTGCCCCGCGATGTGGCTTCCCGGGCAGCCAAAGAACGCTGTGATGCCGGCTATGGTGTGGGAGCGACCGGACAGGCTGTCTTCCTGGATTTCCGGGATGCGATTGCCCGCGACGGCAGACACGCCATCGAAACCAAGTACGGCAACCTGTTCCACATGTATCACAAAATTACCGGGGAAGATCCTTATCAGGTACCGATGCGGATCTATCCTGCGGTGCATTATACAATGGGCGGCCTGTGGGTGGACTATCATCTGCAGAGTACCATTCCCGGACTGTTTGTGCTGGGTGAAGCGAACTTCTCCGACCACGGGGCCAACCGGCTGGGGGCTTCTGCACTGATGCAGGGGCTGGCAGACGGTTACTTTGTGGCTCCCTACACGACCGGTCACTATCTCGGTTCGAATGCTCTGCCCGACGTTTCGACGGACGATGAAGCATTTGTCGAAGCGATGGCGAGTGCCCAGGATCGGAACGCGAAGATTCTGGGAGTGAACGGGACGCGTTCTTCGGACAGCATCCATCGTGAACTGGGGCATATTCTCTGGGAATACTGCGGCATGTCCCGGGAACGCCAGGGGCTGGAAACCGCGATGGGCAAGATTCGCGAACTGCGGGACGAATTCTGGTCGAGTGTCAAAGTTCTGGGTGAAGGCGAGCAGTTGAACCAGAACCTGGAACACGCCGGTCGACTGGCTGATTTCCTGGAATTCGGAGAGCTGCTGGTGCGGGACGCGCTGGTCCGGGAAGAATCGTGTGGCGGTCACTTCCGGGCAGAACATCAGACTCCGGAAAATGAAGCATTACGTGATGATGAGAATTTCTGTCACGTGGCTGCCTGGGAGTTCAAAGGGGTCGGCAATGAGCCGGTCGAACATCGTGAGCATTTAGAATTTACAGAAGTACCTCTGGCTACGAGGAGTTATAAATAATGAGCGAGACTCTGGATCTGACGCTCAGAATCTGGCGCCAGCCTGGCCCCGATGCCATCGGGCGTTATGTGGAATACAAGGTTACCGACATCTCCACGCATATGTCCTTTCTGGAAATGCTGGACGTGCTCAACCAGCAACTGGTAGAGCAGGGCGAAGAGATGATCGCCTTTGACCATGACTGTCGTGAAGGCATTTGCGGGATGTGCAGCCTGATGATCAACGGGCAGGCACATGGACCCGATACGGGCACGACGACCTGTCAGCTGCATATGCGGCGGTTCAAGAGTGGCGATACGATCGTGATTGAACCCTGGCGTTCACAGGCCTTTCCTGTGGTCCGCGACCTGGTGGTCGATCGCAGTGCCTTTGATCGAATCATCGAACAGGGGGGCTACATTTCGGTGAGCACCGGTAATGCTCCCGATGCGAACACCACTCCCGTGCCGTTGCCCGTACAGGAGACGGCCATGGATGCTGCGGCCTGCATTGGCTGTGGTGCCTGCGTGGCTGCCTGTAAGAATGCCTCTGCGATGCTGTTTGTTTCGGCCAAGGTTTCGCATCTGTCGGTTCTGCCCCAGGGAGCTCCCGAGCGTGCGAGCCGCGTGCAGAAAATGGTGGCCCAGATGGATGCAGAGGGTTTTGGAAACTGTACCAACACCGAAGAGTGCCAGGCCGCCTGTCCGGCTGAGATTTCGGTTTCCAACATTGCCCGCCTCAACCGGGAATACCTGCGAGCCCAGCTGTGTTCGAAAGACTAAGCGAACAACAGAAGAGTTGATTTCTACAGCGAGGGAACCTGCGGGGACCCTCGCTTTTTTTATGGATCCGTCGCAGGCATTAGCTGATTAAATAAGGATTTTTAAGATTCGCAGAGCCTGTTGATTGCGAGATGGTGTGGGAAGTTCCACAATAGTCGACAGCGCCTGTTTTCCGTTTCGAGCCTGTATTTTACTGATAAAAGAGAGAGCTGTGTCTGATTCATTACTCACTACTGCCTGTCATCAGTGGCACGTTGAGCATGGCGGCCGGATGGTCGATTTCGCCGGCTGGGATATGCCGCTGCTGTATACCAACATCACCGAAGAACATCATGCGGTGCGTCAGGCGGCGGGTCTGTTCGACATTGCCCATATGGGACGACTGTTTTTCAGTGGTCCGGATGCGTGTCGTTTCCTGGATCACCTGCTGACGAACAGTGTTGAGTCGCTCAAACCGGGGCAGATTCGTTACTCGCTGGTGACGAATGAAGCCGGGGGGATCCTGGATGATGTGCTCGTTTACCGGTTCTCCGAGTTCTATCTGCTGGTCGTGAATGCGTCCAATCGTCTGAAGATTGTCGACTGGATTGCGCAGCAGCAGGATGGCTTTGATGTGCAGGTGGATGATCAGACATGTGAGAAATTCATGCTGGCGCTGCAGGGACCTGCTTCGCTGGGAATTCTGAATCCACTGGCGGACGCCGAACTGAGCGAGATCAAATATTACTATGGCGTGGAGACCAAAGTGCTGGGCGTGGATGCGCTCGTCAGCCGGACCGGGTATACCGGGGAAGACGGCTTTGAGGTGGTGGTCGATCAGGCGGAGGGCCTGGCGCTGTGGGAACGTCTGATTGCCGACGGTCAGAGTGCCGGGCTGGTACCTGCAGGACTGGGCTGCCGGGATACTTTGCGTCTGGAAGCCGCGATGCCTTTGTACGGCCACGAACTGGATGAAGAGACCGATCCGTTCACCGCGGGATTGAACTTCGCTGTGAAGCTGCAGGCGGCTGATTTCATTGGTAAAGAAGCACTGGTCGCTGCGAAAGCACGCGAGGACCGCAAAGTTCGCATCGGTTTTACACTGGAAGGGAAGCGGGCGGCTCGCGAAGGGGCCGAACTGTTCCAGGGCGAACAGCGGGTAGGTGTGGTGACATCCGGATCCTTTTCTCCGACGCTGGATATGCCGATCGGGATGGCTTATGTTGAATCTGCGTCTGCTGAACCGGGTCAGGTTCTGGAAGCGGATATTCGCGGCAAGCGATTTCCGGTAAAAGTGACTCCGCTGCCGTTCTACAAGCGCGACACTTAAGAAACGGTGTCAGGGCCGGTCAAGATCGGCCCTGAGCGAGGGAGAGTTGCTGCAGGCCATGCTGGTTGGGTGTCGCAGTGCCAGCCTGTTCCGGATTGAGGTTGAGGAGCTCAGTCTTTCCGGGAGGAGAGGTCGGTTTCTGCGAGGACTTCCTTGGAAACATCGCCAACGAAGTTGTCGATCTGTTTCTTTTCTTTTGCTGGAGCAGGCGCTCCCGCATTCATTCCCACACCCGGTTGTTTAAAGAATGAGGGGGCCATGTCGATGATGGCTGCCCAGTAGGTCGTGAAGACCGGGTATTTGACGTCGGGGTTCTGTTCCTTGTAATCATCCATTTTCTGCAGGAGCAGGTTGTGAGCGATCTTGGGATGGCGGTGGTGCGGGCCATGTACAAAAATGTCAAAGTTGAAGTAGGTGCAGAGCTTCGTGATGATGTTGTTACCCACGACCGTTCGGGTTCCCAGCATGGGATCGTAGCTGCTCATGCCCAGGTGTTCTGTGAATTTACGAGTATTCTGGTAGATGCCTGCCAGATAGTGGGGCAGAACCCAGACGCGTAACAGCCCCCAGATGGCATCGAAGTGGATACAGAGGCCGATGATCAAGCCCCAGGTGACTACAATGCCTGCATATTCATAGCGGATAGTTCTGCGGAGCTTGGGATCTGTGAGTGGCGAATCTTTATGCCAGAAGATGCGACCGTAGATGAAGGGAGCCATAAACACACCCAGAATCAGGTCGAACCAGATGAAGACTCTGCGGAAGCGGAGTGATGTATTGGGGTCGGAATAGGGCCAGAGTTCCCAGTCACTTGGTTTATTCAGGTAAGCGTGATGGCGAATATGGCTTTCACGATAGACAGTGTAGGGCACGAACATGGCCGTCCCTAAAATCCGTCCCAGCCAGATACTGGCGTTTTTGGAGCCGGAAAGCGTATGATGCGAGCATTCGTGAAAACAACTGGTCCAGCAGAACAGGCAGTAGGAGATAAACAGGGTCAGAAAAATCTGCCAGCTGATGGCATCAGTGGGCCAGTAAACGGCAAGACACCAGATTGCGACCAATCCTACAGGCAGGAACAAAAAACGAGGGATCGTCGTTTTTTCTTCCAGGGCTTTTAATTCCTGTTCAGTGAATTGAGTTACGGACACATTCGGCTCCGGTCTAATAATCTACCAGCACGTTTCTAATATTTTATTTAACCAGTTATGAGTAACGGATCTCCGTTACAATGAAATCAAGTTAAACCAGTTAAAATGTTACTCACAGCAAATCTGTGAGTCAACTTATCAGAAATTTCGGCCATTCTCTGTAAATACTACATCATGTCTTGTGATCTCGCGCTCATGATGCGATTATTTTTTTAAATAGGACTATTCGGGAGTAATGTAAATGTTAGGTGCATTACGCCAGTTACGTCGATTCGGGGGGGATGCGGGCTTTGCAGCCACTCTCTGACCCACGATGTCGGAAATTCATTATTATAACTGGTTTAGGGGACTTGCACTTCAAAAAAGTGCGGAAAAACCATTTTTTCAAAACCTCCCGACTGAGTAGAAATTGTAGTCAGTCTCACGATAATTCAAACCGATATAAGTCTTCAATCACCCTGCCAGCGGCAGGAAATCTTCCCGTTTCGAGCCATATTGGGAAAAGTCTCAGGAGTTAAGCCTTTCTAATGCCAGAATATTCAAATTACCAAAAGGATGTGATCAAACGTTACTATGACAATCGGGATTCGATTGATCAGCAAAGGCTTTCCGAGCTCTGCACCAACCTGTTTTTAGCAGAAGGCAAAAAGAAGGAAAAGCTGTGGGAAAAAGCCCGGGAGATCATGGAGCGGCTGAATGTCCCGCCTGCCCGCATCGATCACGTGCTGAAAACGGCTGATCCCGCGATTCTGGCTGAGGTTGTGAAGGATCTCGAATCGGGAGCGATCCGCTAGACTGTGTCCAGTTTTACTGTAGCGTCTCCAGGACCATTTGGACCGAGTATATTCGATTGAGAAACGCTATGGTTAAATGCGGCGCGCTCTAGAGGCCTCTCAGGGAACTCTCAGTCGCCGGAATCGTCCAGGGCAGTGCACAGCTCCTGTTTTTGCACGGGAGCAGCGGCATCTTTTCCGAGGCTGTGGTTGGCTGTCAAGGTGTAGACAGTGGCCGTGAGCGTCATGACCGAGGCAGACGTGTAGAACATGGGGTAGAAGCCCCAGTTATCAATGATGCCCCCCAGGATGGGAGCAAAGATAATCGCGCCTGCATCGAAAAAGCCGAGTACGATTGTGGTGCCCGTGCCCCGGTATTGCGGGGGGAATGATTCGGTTCCCAGGGAGACCACCGCCGGGAAGAGCAGGGCGTGGCCGAATCCACAGAGGATCGAGGGGCCGATCAGCTGCCATTCCTGCGTGATAGAGGGGAGAATCGTGTGTC contains:
- a CDS encoding proline--tRNA ligase, with the protein product MRWSNTLIPTIKEVPADAEIPSHQLMLRAGLIRQLMAGAYTYLPLGWKSIQKAAQIVREEMDAAGAAELHMPALQPLGLFERTQRKEAFGSVLIQFNVPRGNRLIPMALGPTHEEVVTDLISHCISSYKQLPLTVYQIQTKFRNEERPRFGVLRTSEFLMKDAYSFSSSVEQLDEIYDRMYRAYCRIFARCGLKYLPVEAESGPIGGDASHEFMIPSENGEDSIVYCEASGYAANMERADTGRQTPEIKTPADAGTLEKQATPAATSIEQVSQLLGCEPSQMIKTLIYLADGEPVAVLIRGDHEANEGKIRRALGAATVELADEKTIQQVTGAPTGFAGPVGIKCKIIADHDIPVIANAITGANEADAHLLNVNVGRDYELETTYDLRNAAAGDPCPKSGEPLAIVHGIEVGHVFKLGTKYTEALDADFLDEKEKRHPIIMGCYGIGVNRIIAGLAETKHDDKGLIWPLAVAPYEVLVIPLNTKDDEVMQTAERYYEELKAAGVDVLFDDRNARAGVKFNDADLIGIPYRIVIGGKGLQNGEIETKWRTADEAEMIALDAGITPILDALAARKAEEYKAANVPE
- a CDS encoding 3'-5' exoribonuclease YhaM family protein produces the protein MSRQNINQLKDGDTVNEVFLLVDKQLRANRNASLFLSADLRDSTGVVNARMWNVVEERMQHFQSGNYVQVKGKVHLFQGALQIILTYIEPVSAENLDPAEFQPQASHDVQALLAKLREMLLGIENNEVRTLMECFLVDEALMDEFCRAPAGVKTHHAYHGGLIEHVVNLMETAHRIAELYPKADMSLLLAGVFLHDIGKVRELGYENEFIYTDEGQLLGHLIIGVEMLTEKIQAYQEMTGESFPKEAELRLKHMIVSHHGTYEFGSPRLPMTPEAVALHHLDNLDAKVNEFARFIDDDLNSTSSWTPYSPRLQRKLFKGMTED
- the rnr gene encoding ribonuclease R, with protein sequence MPDFEKKILDYVTRPGYTPLREKALLKKVGGSKSTSSEFEQAMLSLQSRKEILVSDSGLIRPVKKEGWIAGIIKKTSSGAGYLIPHHKPDDIAHDQRHAGDLYISERDMRDAQTGDEVYATVINRRRSGGQICGRVVEIIERASTTFVGTYFETQGEGYVHVDGKIFNSPIHVGDPGAKGVEPEDKVVIDILHFPSKNYLGQGVISKVLGPHGKPGVDLLSIVFEFGIPMDFPDEVLEAAREQASLFDETRLGNRRDLTGETIVTIDPADARDFDDAISLKQNERGHWVLGVHIADVAHFVKEGSTLDREARRRGTSVYLPGRVIPMLPEVISNGLASLQEGQVRFTKSAFIEFTADGVPVHTEFVNSAIRVSKRFAYEQVLPIVQGRDEEGDRVSAEIRELLKNMHHLAMMLRKRRFAGGALELHLSEVRLTFDDKHRVSGAVEREHDESHQIIEEFMLAANIAVAEGLNDRGLRFLRRVHPSPDHQRQIEFAEFVNALGYTLKKAQSRKDLQRLVEQVHGTAVEQAINYSLLRSLKQAEYTDEELGHYALAVEHYCHFTSPIRRYPDLTIHRLIDEILERPDKGKGQSPQGLRQLGHDLSMRERRAESAERELTKVKLLTWMIDNRITTLKTMITGVESFGLFCRGVDVPVEGLLHISRLGKHDYFHQDAAKFSIVGERTGQEFRIGDFLTVEVDKIDLDRRELDFRLPRPEKSGKSKSNSKSKSDQENSKRAGKKSSRASSKGKSAVKKKGRKVKSQRGKKKKRK
- a CDS encoding succinate dehydrogenase cytochrome b subunit produces the protein MVTKLAEKQQSSPTAGGKSATKWIMTLLSSSIGQKFVMGITGLLLCSFLVVHLAGNLLVYVGADAYNDYAKELHSMMLLPVAETGLFLLLFAHIALAFKLTSDNRKARHISYHEKQSKIQEPPSIFGRTPMGRTSSWMFISGSIILIFLIMHMIDMKLHLNPTVDYKDQSPFGIIVQVLGSGLSAPIYIVGTIVLGFHLSHGFWSAFQSLGLNHPKYTPWIKKLAILFAIVIAAGFVSLPLWGFFIR
- a CDS encoding fumarate reductase/succinate dehydrogenase flavoprotein subunit; amino-acid sequence: MAESATTVLNSRVPDGPMAEKWDRCKQEMKLVNPANKRKKKIIVVGTGLAGASAAASLAELGYHVESFCFQDSPRRAHSIAAQGGINAAKNYPNDGDSVWRLFYDTVKGGDFRSREANVHRLAQVSNNIIDQCTAQGVPFARDYGGLLANRSFGGAQVSRTFYARGQTGQQLLLGAYSALMRQVSAGRVKLYPRREMLDLVKVDGVARGIIVRNLITGEFEKYAADCVLLCTGGYGNAFYLSTNAKGSNVTAAWRCHKRGAFFANPCYTQIHPTCIPVSGDYQSKLTLMSESLRNDGRVWVPKSADDKRRGNEIPDGERDYYLERRYPAFGNLVPRDVASRAAKERCDAGYGVGATGQAVFLDFRDAIARDGRHAIETKYGNLFHMYHKITGEDPYQVPMRIYPAVHYTMGGLWVDYHLQSTIPGLFVLGEANFSDHGANRLGASALMQGLADGYFVAPYTTGHYLGSNALPDVSTDDEAFVEAMASAQDRNAKILGVNGTRSSDSIHRELGHILWEYCGMSRERQGLETAMGKIRELRDEFWSSVKVLGEGEQLNQNLEHAGRLADFLEFGELLVRDALVREESCGGHFRAEHQTPENEALRDDENFCHVAAWEFKGVGNEPVEHREHLEFTEVPLATRSYK